One part of the Bacillota bacterium genome encodes these proteins:
- a CDS encoding DUF5317 domain-containing protein, translating into MTIGLLLALAVGWVRGGRIGRFTDFRFRYFGVILLGFAIQLLLRLSGPPGFEPVVKLALPLHVLTYVLILSALAANLSTPGMKAITVGVALNFLVIAANGVRMPVSREALERIGQEAQIPRLIAGKILTHTLTGPGTHLRFLADVLFLPNPFPRPTIFSLGDVLMLVGVFILVQTVMLGRSASPRQSTG; encoded by the coding sequence ATGACCATCGGTCTGCTCCTGGCACTGGCGGTCGGGTGGGTCCGGGGGGGCCGCATCGGCCGCTTCACTGATTTCCGTTTCCGCTACTTCGGGGTCATCCTCCTCGGCTTCGCCATCCAACTGCTCTTGAGACTGTCCGGCCCGCCGGGCTTTGAACCCGTGGTCAAGCTGGCCTTGCCCTTGCACGTCCTGACCTATGTTCTGATCCTGTCGGCCCTGGCGGCCAACCTGTCGACCCCCGGGATGAAGGCGATCACGGTCGGGGTGGCCCTCAATTTCCTGGTCATCGCGGCCAACGGGGTGCGCATGCCGGTCTCCCGCGAGGCACTGGAGCGCATCGGACAGGAAGCCCAGATCCCGAGGCTGATCGCCGGCAAGATCCTGACCCACACGCTGACCGGTCCGGGGACCCACCTGAGGTTCCTGGCCGACGTCCTTTTTCTGCCCAACCCCTTCCCGCGGCCGACCATCTTCAGCCTCGGCGACGTCCTTATGCTGGTCGGAGTGTTCATCCTGGTCCAGACGGTGATGCTGGGTCGCTCTGCCAGTCCTCGGCAAAGCACCGGGTGA